The Methylobacterium sp. PvR107 genome contains a region encoding:
- a CDS encoding decarboxylase, with protein sequence MHSGRFDRWRDIAVIAEAWQAGTKQREDLETAIQAIDPVEGYHAYPGPKLLAALRDRVAENDASGTARMALRISNALLTRAYRDRGTEWDPRAELEPDEVGDVMPPGLGEADVRRPYFEVLFVSAQPASRWPALAQEVKRLRRPEDAFVYEPIFVGSFEDAFCAAAINPSIISAVVPEGFTFRSRFDAPVLRDVLQTLGVNDDRSTSALRLAGALKRIRPELDIFILSERRVEELAGDPAADCVRRIFYAVEEPLEIHLSILEGVQDRYETPFFDNLKRYARRPVGTFHALPIARGKSVFKSDWIRDLGAFYGINLFLAESSATTGGLDSLLEPTGTIKRAQDMAARAFGADHVFFVTNGTSTSNKMAVQALLGPDDIAIVDRNCHKSHHYGMVLSGVQPIYVEAFPMTEYSMYGAVPLAEIKRALLASRADGRLERVKLLDLTNCTFDGHMYNVRRVMEECLAIKPDLIFLWDEAWSGFARFSPFLRPRTAMGAAADIEAWLTDPASLDAYEDQQRELGSQPSDEVLLKTRLVPDPRQVRLRVYQTNSTHKSMSAIRQGSMLLVKDVDFHTVQAQFREAVFTHASTSPNQQLIASLDVARRQMELEGYGLVMNAIEIALRIRKAVNTHPLVSRYFNVLGAEGMIPAEYRQSGFKDYLDPSATWADVVRAMSEDEFYLDPTRMTLVCGTAGFDGTQFKGLLASKYDIQLNKTSRNSVLLQSNINNTRSDVAHLIRVLVEIARNIEDGLAAGGEAERATFETRVKSLMTDVPDLPNFSHFHQIFREDSGENTPEGDIRAAFFSAYDPSFCEYVPLFGPECDRRLREGPEMISANFVIPYPPGFPIMVPGQVLTQETVDFMRKLDVKEIHGYEKTRGLKLLKPDAIAAKRRAKSSATPKGSRRAA encoded by the coding sequence ATGCACTCGGGTCGGTTTGATCGATGGCGAGATATCGCGGTCATTGCCGAAGCCTGGCAGGCTGGCACCAAGCAGCGGGAGGATCTTGAAACCGCTATCCAGGCAATCGACCCGGTTGAGGGGTACCACGCCTATCCGGGACCGAAGCTCTTGGCGGCGCTCCGCGACCGTGTCGCGGAGAACGACGCGAGCGGGACCGCCCGCATGGCGCTCCGGATCTCCAATGCATTGCTCACACGGGCTTACCGAGACCGGGGTACGGAATGGGATCCGCGTGCCGAGCTGGAGCCGGACGAGGTCGGCGACGTAATGCCGCCTGGTCTGGGCGAGGCAGACGTGCGCCGCCCCTATTTTGAAGTGCTGTTCGTGTCCGCGCAACCAGCTTCTCGGTGGCCGGCGCTCGCCCAAGAGGTGAAGCGGCTTCGCCGCCCTGAAGATGCGTTCGTTTACGAGCCGATTTTCGTCGGTTCGTTCGAAGATGCATTCTGCGCGGCGGCGATCAACCCGTCCATCATTTCAGCGGTCGTGCCGGAGGGCTTCACATTCCGGTCGCGTTTTGACGCGCCTGTGCTGCGGGACGTTCTGCAAACACTGGGCGTGAACGACGATCGCAGCACTTCCGCCTTGCGTCTTGCCGGCGCTCTGAAGCGCATCCGGCCGGAGCTCGACATCTTCATCCTCTCGGAGCGCCGGGTTGAGGAACTCGCGGGCGATCCGGCCGCGGATTGCGTGCGCCGAATCTTCTATGCGGTCGAAGAGCCTCTGGAAATCCACCTCTCGATCCTCGAGGGCGTTCAGGACCGATACGAGACACCCTTCTTCGATAATCTTAAGCGGTACGCGCGGCGGCCTGTCGGAACTTTCCATGCGCTCCCGATCGCGCGCGGCAAGTCGGTTTTCAAATCCGATTGGATCCGCGACCTCGGCGCATTCTACGGCATCAACCTGTTCCTAGCCGAGAGTAGTGCGACGACGGGCGGTCTGGACAGCCTTCTCGAACCGACCGGTACCATCAAGCGGGCGCAGGACATGGCAGCGCGCGCCTTCGGCGCCGACCATGTCTTCTTCGTGACCAACGGGACCTCCACCTCGAACAAGATGGCGGTTCAAGCTCTGCTCGGGCCTGACGACATCGCCATCGTTGACCGGAACTGTCACAAGTCGCACCACTACGGCATGGTGCTCTCCGGCGTGCAGCCGATCTACGTCGAGGCGTTCCCGATGACGGAATACTCGATGTATGGAGCCGTCCCGCTGGCGGAAATCAAGCGGGCGCTGCTCGCGTCCCGCGCTGATGGTCGCCTGGAGCGGGTCAAGCTGCTCGATCTGACCAACTGCACCTTCGATGGTCACATGTACAACGTACGCCGGGTGATGGAGGAATGCCTCGCGATCAAGCCGGATCTGATCTTCCTCTGGGACGAGGCCTGGTCTGGATTCGCGCGGTTTTCGCCTTTCCTTCGTCCTCGCACCGCGATGGGAGCGGCAGCCGATATCGAAGCTTGGTTGACGGATCCTGCCTCGCTCGACGCCTATGAGGACCAGCAGCGTGAGCTTGGAAGCCAGCCTTCGGATGAGGTGCTACTGAAGACGCGGTTGGTGCCCGACCCACGTCAGGTACGGCTTCGGGTCTACCAGACGAACTCAACCCACAAATCGATGTCCGCGATACGGCAGGGCTCCATGCTCTTGGTCAAGGATGTCGACTTCCACACCGTGCAGGCGCAGTTCCGCGAGGCGGTATTCACGCATGCCTCGACCAGCCCTAACCAGCAGCTCATCGCGAGCCTCGACGTGGCCCGCCGTCAAATGGAGCTCGAGGGCTACGGGCTGGTCATGAACGCGATCGAGATCGCGCTCAGAATCCGAAAGGCAGTCAACACGCATCCGCTGGTGTCGCGCTATTTCAACGTCCTTGGAGCCGAGGGCATGATCCCGGCGGAGTACCGCCAGTCCGGTTTCAAGGACTACCTTGATCCGAGTGCGACTTGGGCCGACGTCGTTCGCGCCATGAGTGAGGATGAGTTCTATCTTGATCCGACGCGCATGACGCTCGTCTGTGGCACGGCGGGCTTCGACGGCACGCAATTCAAGGGCCTGCTGGCGAGCAAATACGATATTCAGCTCAACAAGACGTCGCGAAACAGTGTACTGCTGCAGTCGAACATCAACAATACTCGTAGCGATGTCGCCCACCTGATTCGTGTTTTGGTGGAGATCGCTCGCAATATCGAGGACGGGCTTGCCGCCGGCGGAGAAGCGGAACGCGCCACTTTTGAGACTCGCGTTAAGTCGTTGATGACCGACGTGCCGGATCTGCCGAATTTCAGTCATTTTCACCAGATTTTTCGCGAAGACTCAGGCGAAAACACACCCGAAGGCGATATCCGCGCGGCATTTTTCAGCGCCTACGATCCTTCGTTTTGTGAATACGTGCCCCTGTTCGGTCCGGAATGCGATCGGCGGCTACGGGAGGGGCCGGAGATGATCTCGGCCAACTTCGTCATTCCCTATCCTCCCGGGTTCCCGATCATGGTGCCGGGCCAAGTACTGACGCAAGAGACCGTGGATTTCATGCGTAAGCTCGATGTGAAGGAGATCCACGGCTACGAGAAGACGAGAGGTCTTAAGCTGCTCAAACCAGATGCTATCGCAGCGAAACGTAGAGCCAAATCATCCGCGACTCCGAAGGGGAGCCGGAGAGCGGCATAG
- a CDS encoding GCG_CRPN prefix-to-repeats domain-containing protein, translating into MRRIRLVVFVALFLGSWLSLGSPEKGQFGVSVAEAAGGCGLGFHRGPYGGCRRNGYGGYYGGRGVYGYRGGAVYGYRRGVYGYRGGRVYGYRGGRVYGGRAAYGRRVGGFHGGRAFYGGGRFRR; encoded by the coding sequence ATGCGACGCATAAGGCTCGTGGTGTTTGTCGCTCTGTTCCTTGGGAGTTGGCTTAGCTTGGGCTCACCGGAGAAGGGGCAGTTTGGCGTCAGCGTGGCCGAGGCGGCCGGGGGCTGCGGCCTTGGCTTTCACCGCGGACCGTATGGTGGTTGCCGGCGGAACGGCTATGGGGGCTACTACGGTGGGCGGGGTGTCTACGGCTACCGGGGCGGGGCCGTCTATGGCTACCGTCGCGGCGTTTATGGCTATCGGGGCGGGCGCGTTTACGGCTACCGCGGGGGCCGGGTCTACGGCGGACGCGCCGCTTACGGCCGTCGAGTCGGCGGTTTCCACGGCGGCCGTGCCTTTTACGGAGGCGGTCGGTTTCGCCGCTAG